TCATTGCTTTACAAACAAACTCTCATTTAATTAAGAAAACCCTGTGGAGTAAGTACTTTGACACCTATTTTACAGTTTAGGAAACCGAAGCACAGTTTTTCCTAAAATTATTGCTAGTGGGTGGTGGAGACAGGATTTGAAGCTAGGTTTTGGAATTTTTCtggcttttgtcttttttttttttttttttttttttttttttttttgagacggagtctagctctgttgccaggctggggtgtagtggcacgatcttggcttacagcAAGCTCTGcattccgggttcaagcgattcccctgcctcagcctcctgagtagctgggactgcgggtgcgcgccaccacgcctggctaattttttgtattttagtagagacagggtttcaccatgttggccaggatggtcttgctctcctgaccttgtgatccgcctgcctcgacctcccaaagtgttgggattacaggcatgaaccaccgtgcccaacctggtttttgtctttttttggccATGGGATCTGTGTTTAAATGGAAATACATGGAAACAAACGTTGAGCTGCTCTAATTAAAGTTGAGAAAAGTGGTGATGAGGGCAAGGAGATTATAAATGGCTTGGTGTCACCCCCTACGTCCCCCATGAAGcaaaatttgaaaatcactgaattgttCTGCTTTCTATGACTCCATGTTTATAGACAAAGATTGGATTTCCTTTTCTGCCTTGCCTTCTGGGAGGCTCAGGGCTTCTTTGTTATACTCAGTCATGCTAATTCTCTTCAAACCTGAGTTCTGGACGAGgagcagtggcttgtgcctgtaatcccagcactttgggaggcccaggtgggcagatcacttaagatcaggagttcaagaccagctggccaacatggcaaaaccccgtctctactgaaaatacaaaaattagctgggcatggtggcacatgcccgtaatcccagctactcatcaggctgaggcacgagaatcgctcgaacttgggaggtggaggttgcagctgcattccagcctgggcaacagagtgagactctgttgcaacaaaacaaaacaaaagaaaagccaaaacaaatTGGAGTTCTGGaataattttctctttcccaTCTCCCCATTACAAAGCCCTTCTTTTACTCTGTGACCACCCTTTAATCAGGACCACTGGgctggcatggtagctcacgcctgtaatcccagcactttgggaggctgaggtgggaggatcgcttgagcccaggagttcaagaccagcctgggcgacatcatgagactcctgtctctaaaaaaaaaaaaaaagaaaaaagaaaaaatgttagctgggtgtggtggtgtgcacctgtagttccagctacttgggaggctgaggcaggaggattggttgagcctaggagttggaggttacagtgagccatgatcattccactgctctccagcctgggcagcagagtgagaacttgtcttaaaaaaaaaaaaaaaaaaatcaagaacccTGAACCAGCACTCATAATTTACAGTTGCTGCAGGCTGTGGTTTAATGGGTTTAATGATTAAGACTAACACAAGTGACTGACTCAGAGGCAGAGGGCTGGCCAGTGTTTGTGTTGGGGAGAGTGCTTTCAGCATCCCTGGATATGCCAGTCTGCCTGTGCCCCAGCAGAGGGCCTGTGCCCCTGCAGCTCTCTCCCTCTACGGGGCATGCCTGAGGTTGGCTTTGCAGGGGGGTGAGCATTTTaggttggacaccagcctgggcaacatggtgaaaccccgtctctaccaaaaatacaaaaattatctgggcatggtggcgggcacctgtaattccagctacttgggaggctgaggcaggagaattgcttgaacctgggaggtggaggttgcagtgagctgagcttgtgccactgtactccagcctgggtgacagagcaagacagtctcaaaaaaaaaaaaaaaaggaaaaaagaaaatagatttctgttgtttaagccacccagtctatgggaTTCAGTTacggcagcctgagctgactaggACATCCAGAGAGGAGGATATTAAGGCAGTTAGTTCTGTTCTTCTGAAGTCCAGCAGGCGGGGGCACTGTAAGGCAAGAAACTAGCAGGAGTGAGGTGGTTGTTGGTTTAGTGGGTCTTTGGAGGCACTGAAAAATCAAAGTGTTTAGGTTACTGCTCAGCGATAGGAATGCAAGGAATGCAAGGAATCCCTTCACAATGGTAGatcctgacctttttttttttttttttttcagaaggagtCTCTGTCACacagtgtggagtgcagtggcatgatctctgcaacctccacctcccgggcttaagcgattgtcctgcctcagccaccaagcagctgggacgacaggcgtgtgccaccacacccagataatttttgtatttttagtagagatggggtttcaccatgttggccaggatggtctctcctgacctcaggtgatctgcctgccccagcctcccaaagtgctgggattacaggcgtgagccactgtgctcagccgaGTCTGTTTTTATAGCGCGGAGGTTAAATATTTCAAGTTCAGACAGACAAATGGCAGATAAAGTAGGTCCCTGAATCCCGTGGCGCATGGTCAGGCTGGTACAGGGGCCTCCCAGGAGCACTTTCCAGGAACAAGGCCTGGCTGTAGTGGAGGGAATGCAGActctagccgggtgtggtggcaggcgcctgtagtcccagctactcaggaggctgaggcaggagaatggcgtgaaccagggaggcggagcttgcagtgagccaagatcgcgctaccgcactccagcctgggcgacagagcgagactccgtctcaaaaaaaaaaaagaaagcaggctCTGCAGACAGGTCGCTCTGGGTGAGAATCGCATCTCTCCCAGGGCATTGCCTTATGTCTTCTGGCAAGGGCCTTCACTTACCTGAGTCCAGGTGTCTTCATCTGCAGAGTGGGGAGGAAGACACCTTATTGTCAAGGGTGCTGACATTGCTGGCCCCCTGTGAATGCAGTGATCATTACTGACATCCATTCCCAACTTTCTGGGGCACCTAACTATTTTCAGGGCCCTGGATAAAGGTGAGCAGAATCAGACAGGGTCCCACCCTCACATGGTTTGGAGTCAGTATAGTCTCAAGTGTGGCGAGGCTGCTCTGCCACAGCTCCTGCGGTCTGAGGACTCCAGTGACACACACACTGCAGGACCAGGGATGGAGGGTCCCTTCACGTCCTAAGGTCAGCCCTCTCTCCCAGATTTTGTGTTTAGTGCTGGTTTGCCATTGACAGGTTTGCATTCTGCAAACCCAAACCAGGACCCGTGGTCTGGTGCGTGTGAGAGAGTGTGGCCCCCACAGGAACAGGGGTTGCTGTCTTGGCTCCCTGTTTAAGGAGAGGTCTGAAGTCAGAGCTGCTGCAGCAGCCTTTTGCTTCTCCATGGTCTCCAGGCTTGGGTGATGGCCTCATTATCAGCCTTCAGGGATGATCTGACTCTCTAGACACTCCTGTGGTGTGCAGGAGCCACGCGGCTCTGATGCAGGTCCTGCCGGTACGATGCCAGTGAGGCCCAGGTGTATTGATGAATGCCCAAGAGGGCAGACGAGGGCTTCCCGCCAAATGGACATCTGTGGGTAGAGTGGAGACCGTGGAGGAAGGAGGCAGGTGGCGCCTTCTCTGGTTGCTATGGGCTGGACCTGGGAGAAGGCTAGGGGTATTGCAGAGGGAGAAGGggtttctcattcattcattcaacaaacacttccTGAGCACCCTTCTCTAGGCCCTGTGCACTAGGGATTCAGAGTAAACAAGACAGACAAgaatctctgccctcatggagctgacaTTATCATTAGGAGGGACACACGAGACAaatcagtaaaatataaaatatgttcaatGGTGATAAATGGTAAAGAGGATAAAGAaggcaaggcaggcagaggaAGACTGTCGAAGTTGAGATTTTAGATGGGGTGGCTAAAGGGGACCTCATTTAGAAGAAGCATGATGAAAGACATGAAGAAAGTGAGGGAGTGGGCCGTGGGTCTTGGAGGGAAGGATACTCCTGGCTGGGGAAGAGCAGGTGGAAAGGCATGGAGATGAGGCATGCCTGGAGAGGGTAGGAGGCCAGCACAACTGGGGCTGTGTGAGCGAGTGGGAGAGTGCAGGAAGGAGGTCGGAGGCTAAGAGGGAGCTGGACTTATAGGACCACCTGGAATGCAGGAGAGACTCCACTGGGAGCCCAGGGAGGGCTCTGTGCAGAGTCACAAGTTCTGCCTTAGACTGGAAGAAAATCATTTTGGCTCCTCTGTTGAGAACAGGGTGTAGAGACAAGGCCAGTAGGAGAGACCAGTTGGGAGGAGGCCACTGCCGTCATCAGATGAGGGGGAGGCACTGAGCCTTTGTTCTCCACTGTGCCCCAGCCCATGGCATGCTTCCTGGCACGGagcaggcacttaataaatatttggtgaatgatgTGTGCGTTAGTGATGTCCAAGTACCAGTTTTCAGACTCATGCTAGGTAGGCTATATGGGGAAGGTACAGAAAAACAGATCCCAGGCATTGCAGCTGGGGATCCTGATCCAACAGGCTTCTGATGGGAAAGTTGAATCTGGATTTTTAGCACAGCCTGCAGGTAATTTTGGATAGGCAGGGACTGGCTTTCTCTGTCAGTTAGGGATGATTTTGGTTGCAAGTAACAGAGACTGACCAACAATGGTTTAAATAAAgagggatttattttatttacaataattaTGGAGAAGGATGGCGGCTGGCATTGGCTTGGTGAAATAATGATAGGGTCAATGACTCTGTGATTCTCTTGGCCTTTTTCTCATGGTAGCAAGGTGGCTGCTGTGGCTCCAGGCATCACACCCTCAatcaaagcagaaagaagaagGCCAGGGAGATGTTAGCCATGCCTGTGTCTTTTATCAGAAAAGCATAAGCTTTCCCAGAAGCCCCTGTAGACTTCCTCTTCAATTTCATTGGCCACACCAAATCACATAGCCATCCTATGCTGCAAAGGAGACTGGAACAGTGAGAATCTGGGTTTACAGCCTCCACAGTTGGAGTGGCTGGAGATATGGAGTTGGGACGACCCCTGAAGAGTGAACCAAGGTCTTCTGCACGGCTGCCCTGGAGGGCGTGGTGCTTGAGGTCCCTTCTACTTCTGGGGCTTCACGGAAAGACTTGTTGCCTCCATGGAGCACCTCTGGGGACCACTGGGTAAAGCCCCAGGCATTCCCTTGGGGAACCCTCATCTATCTGAGACCCTCTGTCTTGCTTCTCTTCACATGTCTGAACAACACATGGACCCGAGGGTTGCTTCTTTGGGGATGTGGTGATCTTTATTTTAGGGATTGTGCATCTTCAGCGTAACCCTCACCTGACATACATTAAACAGCATAACCACATTCTCAGCACGCCAGTCACATTCAGGAGCCTCTTTGAGCTTGACTTTATATGCACACAGGCAGAATATCTGCATTTACAGCCCTGTGCTGGCCACACACAGGAAAAGCACGACTTCAGTCACCCTCAAACCACCCAGTTACGAGTAAGACCAGGACAATCCCTTTCCTCCGGCAGTCCCACATTTGCTTCCAGGAATCAGAGAGCATGCCAGTGGCAGCTCTTTGAGGCAGTTTTGGGGGAAGTGAAAGGAGATGCTATTCCAGCACTGCTCTGTCACCTTAGATGATGGGTTTAGGAGCCAGAGGCAGGGATTTCAGGGGAAAAGAACAGGCCTGGTTTATtctctaattctttaaaaatgggaTAGGAGCAAAAGGTTAAAATAAGTGGGTCTCACATAGGAAACGccttctgaagaagaaaaatgggtgAATTCATTGGAGTTGGCCCAGTTAGGGGTTGGGTCTCAGGTGACAGAGGCGGGGGATTCAGACTCAAAGGGGCCAGTCCATAAAGGCGGCAGTGGGGTCTTCAAACCACTGTTTCTATTCCAGAAGCCTATTGGAAATCATTGTATATTTGCTTTCCATAAGACtgtaggaaaaagtaaaaaaaaaaaaaattcttttctttttggctagATTTGCATCATAACAGTGTGGTCACACTGGTAAGAAATGCAGATTGGCAATCACATACATCTCTGATTAAAACAACACTCACATAACCAACACAATTTGCTAGGCCAAAGTCTTCATGGAGAATTCCTGGGGGTGGGAGTCTGGGGTGGGATGGATAATGAAGAAAACCTGGGGTTGCAGAGGTGGGGTGGGAATCCCTGGGGCATCGGTCCACGGGAGGTGGGGGCCAGCGATGGCTTCAGGCGTGATATTTCTAATACATACCAGCCCTGGGCACTCACGCCCTGCTGCTCACAGCATGGTCCTCACACCAGCAGCCTCCgcctcacctgggagcttgttagaaatgcaggatctcagcccccaccccagatCTACTGAGTTAGAAgctgtattttaacaagatccccagtgATTTGCATGCACAATCAAGTTTGTGAGGCACTGCTGCAGACTTCTGGGCGCAGGAATGTGGCAGCCCTGGCTAGGTGTGGTTAGAAGGCCTGgatggggcgggggtggggtggcgGTGGGCGCTGTGCGGAGGGGATGATGAAAGCATGGGTGAGGGGAGAACACCCAAAACAGCTGTCTTTGTTAGTGTCCTCCCACCTGGTCAGGATGGCAGCAACAAGGCCACCTGCGGTCTGCCCTGCCCGTCCTCCCCTCAGTGCTTTGGAGGCGGGTGTCCTTGAAGCTAAGCTCTGCTGGCTGCAGGTAAAATCACAGGTGGGGGAGTTCTCTGAGACCTAGGAGCTGGGTGCGCGGAGGAGCGGGGCCCTGGGGAACCTTTGAGATTCCTGGTGGGAAGGCCCGGGCAGAACAGAAGGCTTGTCAAGCCAGAGGGCTGCCTCTTCCTCCTCAATTCTGCCAGAGAAACCCCCTGTGCTGGGCTCTGAACCCCCTGCAGGGAGGGATGCAAGTTTTCCCTTGTGGAGCAGAAGGTCTGGGTGCTTGGAAGGAAAAGCCTAGGAACTTaggggcctcagcctcccagggagagCCAGGCCCTCTGGGGTGACACATTTCTACAGAAGCAGGTGGGAACATCACAGACGTCCCAAGGCCTGGGGCCCAGGGCTGCCAGGTGCAGAAGGGCTGGAGGAGGGTGTCCAGGCCAGGGTGGGTGGTGGCCTGAGCCTGGCAGCTGGCCCTACAGCGCTCTCTCTTCGCTGGTCAGTGTGGCAATTCTCCGCAGGTTTTCCCTGACTTTAATAAACTCCGGGGCGTGATCCTCTTCCTTCTCCGGTGGTTTTTCCAGCTGAAGGAGGGAGAAGCAGAGGGGTGAAGTGGGTGGAGCTAGGGGGATTGCTACTCCGAAAACCTACGGAGTTTGGACCAAGGGCCCACTCAGTGGGGAAACAGAACCAACCTGAGGATGAGTTTTGCTACTAGCCTGGTAGCTGGGGCACAGAGCATGAGACTGAGTTCTCCTTGTGAAGCCTGGTTCAAATCACTCACCCGCTCTGGGCCTCAGGTTCCCCATCTCTAAAACGGGAATGCCACCTGGTACGCAAGACAGTTGTAAGAATGAAATCAGAACCAGCGTGCAGTACACTGGGccagtgaggaagctgaggttcagagacaGGAAACCACTCACCCTAAGGACCTAGCAAAGTGAATGGCAGAGGGAGGACTCAGGCCAGGCGTGGACTCTTAGTCCAGTGCTCTGTCTGCTGATCCTCTTCCCTCTTACTGGCTGTGGTCACAGCAGAGCTCTTCCCTGGAGGACAGCCCTGGAGGATGCGTGATCCTGGCTGGGTGCCCATCACCCACCTGGTTCAGCCTCTGCTGCCGTCTCAACAGCTCCTGCTCAAAGGGGCACTGCAGCCGCTTGGCTTCCagctcctccttcttcttcttgatGAGCTGGTTCCGCCGGCGGTGCTCCAGGACGCGCTGCAGCTCTGGCTTGCTGTCCACACCAAGGCccctggggtggggaagggggagcTGTCAGGAGACCATCACCTTCCCGCTTTCCCCAGCCTCAGGGCTGCTTCCTGCGGTGACACCAACCCCCAATATTATCTTGTGCAATCCTCTCTGTAGCCTTGGAGGTGGACCCATTACTGTCCCATTTTACCGAGACAGAAACTGAGGCTGCTAGGGCTGAAGATACACTGAGGCTGCTAGGGCTGAAGATACCAGTCCAGGTCACAGCTACAGATGGGCCAGatgaggatttgaacccaggcctgtcTGACTGCAGAGACCAAGTTTTATGTTATTTCTGGTTATTTTCTTAGGATACTTTTCTAAAGGTAGAATTGCCAGGTCAGGCTCTTTGAAAAGATTTGAGGTACATATATCTATTTGTGCCTGAGAAAGTTTATCCAGTGTATCCTCCTGTGAACAGTGTACAAGAGCATCTATTTCTCCCCACCATCACCAGCCAATCTTTTTATATTTGAGAATCTGGTAGGCAAGAAGTaatatctgtttttcatttgtttctttattagtCACATGGAACAACATTTGATATGTTTACCAgccatttgcatttcttcttttgtgaattaactgtattatcactattatttttatagacaaggactttctctgttgcctagactggagtgcagtggtgcaatcatagcccactgcagccttgaactcctggga
This sequence is a window from Macaca fascicularis isolate 582-1 chromosome 2, T2T-MFA8v1.1. Protein-coding genes within it:
- the FAM107A gene encoding actin-associated protein FAM107A isoform X3; this translates as MYSEIQRERADIGGLMARPEYREWNPELIKPKKLLNPVKASRSHQELHRELLMNHRRGLGVDSKPELQRVLEHRRRNQLIKKKKEELEAKRLQCPFEQELLRRQQRLNQLEKPPEKEEDHAPEFIKVRENLRRIATLTSEERAL
- the FAM107A gene encoding actin-associated protein FAM107A isoform X1 — protein: MAQRLGEWARGPTDATGLYRAVLLRSAAMYSEIQRERADIGGLMARPEYREWNPELIKPKKLLNPVKASRSHQELHRELLMNHRRGLGVDSKPELQRVLEHRRRNQLIKKKKEELEAKRLQCPFEQELLRRQQRLNQLEKPPEKEEDHAPEFIKVRENLRRIATLTSEERAL
- the FAM107A gene encoding actin-associated protein FAM107A isoform X2, with the translated sequence MGAAQGKKKTYSPQARFHSENEKQRRNGSAAMYSEIQRERADIGGLMARPEYREWNPELIKPKKLLNPVKASRSHQELHRELLMNHRRGLGVDSKPELQRVLEHRRRNQLIKKKKEELEAKRLQCPFEQELLRRQQRLNQLEKPPEKEEDHAPEFIKVRENLRRIATLTSEERAL